From the Streptomyces sp. NBC_00654 genome, the window GGAACACGGCCAGGACCACGGCGAGCGCGCCCAGCGATCCGTACAGCGTGGGGCGCAGCGCCCGGTCCGTCAGCGGTCCGGCCGCCAGTGCGCCCAGGGTCATGCCGATGCCGAACAGGGCGAGGACGAGGGTCACCGAGGACTCGCCGAAGCCCATCGCCTTCGTCGTCATGGCCGAGAGGTAGGAGTAGACGGCGAAGACTCCCGCGAAGCCGAAGACCGCGGTGAGCAGCCCGAGCAGCACCTGACGGTTGCCGAGGGCGCGCAGTTCGTGGCGGATGTTCTGGTGCGCCTCGACCGGGATCCGGGGGACGAGCCGGGCCAGGGCGGCCATCGCGCAGAGCCCGATCACCGTGACGACCAGGAAGGTCGCCCGCCAGCCGAGGTGCTGGCCGAGCAGGGTGGCCGCCGGGACGCCGACGATGTTGGCGACCGTGAGACCGAGGAACATCGTCGCGACGGCCCGCGCCCGGCGTCCTTCGGGGACCAGCCGGGCGGCGACGACCGCACCGACGCCGAAGAACGCCCCGTGCGGCAGCCCGGCGAGGAACCGGCCGGCCAGCAGCAGGCCGAAGTCGGGGGCCAGCGCCGAGGCCAGGTTGCCGACGGTGAACAGGGCCATCAGCAGCAGGAGCATCCGCTTGCGCGGAACCCGGGAGCCGAGGCCGGTGAGCAGCGGGGCACCCAGGACGACACCGATCGCGTACGCCGATACCAGGTGGCCGGCGGTGGGCACGGACGTTCCCAGGTCGTCCGCCACATTGGGCAGCAGGCCCATCATGACGAACTCGGTCGTGCCTATGCCGAAGGCGCTCACGGCCAGGGCGAGCAGGGCCAGGGGCATGGGGGGAGGAACCTTTCGCACGGTGCCGGGCAACGGCTCGGCACCACGGGCGCGACCGCGCCGCCCGACCTTGTGCAAGCAGCCGGAACAAATTCTCGCAGAGGTGGTGTGCCGCGAGGTGAACGGACCGTTGCGTCAGAGTTCGACGCGGGCGGCGATCGGGAGATGGTCGCTGTCGGTCGCCGAGAGCGTCCATGAGGACATCGGCTCGACGCCCTTCACCATGATCTGGTCGATCCGCGCCATCGGGAACGAGGCGGGCCAGCTGAACCCGAAGCCGTCGCCCGCCGCCCCCTGGGTGGAGCGCATCTGCGCGGTGACCCCGTTCAGCGAACGGTCGTTCATC encodes:
- a CDS encoding MFS transporter, with the protein product MPLALLALAVSAFGIGTTEFVMMGLLPNVADDLGTSVPTAGHLVSAYAIGVVLGAPLLTGLGSRVPRKRMLLLLMALFTVGNLASALAPDFGLLLAGRFLAGLPHGAFFGVGAVVAARLVPEGRRARAVATMFLGLTVANIVGVPAATLLGQHLGWRATFLVVTVIGLCAMAALARLVPRIPVEAHQNIRHELRALGNRQVLLGLLTAVFGFAGVFAVYSYLSAMTTKAMGFGESSVTLVLALFGIGMTLGALAAGPLTDRALRPTLYGSLGALAVVLAVFPFAVHVRWAALVLVVLLGGVGFMTTTPLQMLVMNKAKDAPTLASASNHSAFNLANAGGAWLGGAAIAAGWGWTSPALVGAVPAVIGLAVAVTEGLLDRAPSPSRVIASADAATRPAPVASRTSGD